In Bombina bombina isolate aBomBom1 chromosome 6, aBomBom1.pri, whole genome shotgun sequence, a single genomic region encodes these proteins:
- the LOC128662240 gene encoding zinc finger protein OZF-like, with protein MNFTCVVCEKTFSTNSSTQENRMSEETCICTICGEAFGQNSDFRFHQATHKDALYMNYGNMNNSEPLTTEETQSQEKLYICSECGKSFFIIEYFHVHLKAHKNEKLYACPDCGKRFKYNSNLLIHQRTHTGEKPYVCSECGKKFTRNATLLKHLQSHTAEKLYSCNYCEERFSQSSHLVRHQKLHAGEKPYSCAECDKSFKRSSDLLTHHRIHTSEKPYTCDECAKSFSDYSALVSHQRVHTGEKKYTCNDCGKKFSRSSYLLTHERKHTGEKPFMCNQCPKTFSDRSYLIKHQRTHTGEKPYTCTVCGRSFSNSSNLLVHQRSHTGEKPYKCPVCDKSFSESSNCLTHQRIHTGLKPHMCKECGKSFIDIWSLIKHQRTHSGEKPYSCGKCGKSFSESSSLSKHKKMHTRLNL; from the coding sequence ATGAACTTTACATGTGTTGTTTGTGAGAAGACATTTTCCACTAACTCAAGTACACAAGAGAACCGTATGTCAGAGGAAACATGTATATGCACTATTTGTGGGGAAGCATTTGGCCAGAACTCCGATTTCCGTTTCCACCAAGCAACTCATAAAGATGCACTTTATATGAATTATGGGAACATGAACAACTCAGAACCACTTACAACTGAGGAAACACAGTCACAAGAGAAACTATACATTTGCAGTGAATGTGGGAAAAGCTTTTTCATTATTGAGTATTTTCACGTCCACCTGAAAGCTCACAAGAACGAGAAGCTATATGCATGCCCTGACTGTGGGAAAAGATTTAAATATAACTCCAATCTTCTAATACATCAAAGGACACACACTGGAGAGAAACCTTACGTTTGTAGTGAATGTGGTAAAAAGTTCACACGTAATGCAACTCTCCTTAAGCACCTGCAGTCACACACAGCTGAGAAACTATACTCTTGCAATTATTGTGAAGAAAGATTTTCCCAGAGCTCACACCTTGTAAGACACCAAAAACTTCATGCTGGTGAAAAACCATACTCATGTGCAGAATGTGATAAAAGCTTTAAACGAAGTTCAGATCTCCTTACACACCACCGTATACACACCAGTGAAAAACCATACACATGTGATGAATGTGCTAAAAGTTTTTCAGATTACTCTGCTCTTGTCTCTCATCAAAGGgttcacacaggtgagaaaaaaTACACATGCAATGACTGTGGGAAGAAATTTAGCCGCAGTTCGTATCTTCTGACACACGAACGGAAACACACAGGCGAGAAACCGTTCATGTGTAACCAATGCCCTAAAACATTTTCGGATAGATCATACCTCATTAAGCACCAGAGaactcacacaggagaaaagccttataCGTGCACTGTTTGTGGAAGGTCATTTTCTAATAGCTCAAATTTGCTAGTTCATCAGAGAAGTCACACAGGAGAGAAGCCGTATAAATGCCCAGTTTGTGACAAGTCCTTTTCGGAGAGTTCAAATTGTCTTACTCACCAGAGAATTCACACAGGACTAAAGCCACATATGTGTAAGGAGTGTGGAAAAAGCTTTATTGATATCTGGTCTTTGATAAAGCACCAGAGAACTCACTCAGGAGAAAAGCCATACTCCTGTGGCAAATGTGGCAAAAGTTTTTCTGAAAGTTCTTCCCTTTCGAAGCACAAAAAAATGCATACAAGACTTAATTTATGA